The genomic DNA CCCCACCCCGTTGTCTGTCCATCCTCGTGTACATCTATCCacctccatccacccccctccatccacccccactcaTCTATTTATCCCCACAtacatccaccccctctatctatctatctatctatctatctatctatctatctatctatccgtcCTGAGTTCCCCTtggcagggggatggaggggtggctCTCAAGGCGGGAAGAGGTGTATGGTTTCCTGAGGACAATGTGGGTTGCTGATGGGGCAACTTCCTCCCTGCGCTTGCACCGTTCGGCACTAATTCCACCCGTCATTTcacaggaaagggggggggagattgcgggaaggggggagagggagacaccTCCCAGTGAAAGAGCCGACAGGGGTCTGGAGGGCAATGGGGCTGGCAGGAGTTTGGCAGCACCACAGGACCCAGTGACCCAGCTGACCTCCACCCCCACTGATTTAGATGATGTGATTCCCCCAAataccccccccagctctgccgctgacccgcagcccctattggcccagtcctgggctccccccagctctgccagtgcccctcactcccgacccacagctctctgctggcccagccctgccccacccccagcactgccagtgcccctcactcccaacctgcagcctcctgctagcccagccccgggctcccctccccagctctggcaggtgcccctcactcccgacccacagccccctgctagcccaaccctgtgctcccctccccagctctggcaggtgcccctcactcctgacccacagcccctgctagcccggccctgccccccagctctgctggtgcccctcactaccgaaccacagccccctgctggcccagccctgcccccccccgcagcttggCATGAACCGATGCTTACAGTTAATCCTTAGGACCTTCTTGCTCTAGTCCAAGCTTCCTCCAGCCGCGTCAGCTGTCGGGCGTCTCTCAGAGCCACCCCAGCTGTCTGGCTGCTCCGAGGGGGCTGAGTCAGCGGGTACAAGCATCCAGCGGAAGCTTCAGCAGCGTTGGGTAACCCACAGGCAGATCCGCCCCGCTGGGTGTCTCGGGGGAGGTGACCTAAAAGCAAGTGGGAGAAATGGGGACACTTTGTTttcagggttgggagggggtAGTTGCTTGTAGAAGACAAAGCCCCCTACTAGCAGGACGTCGCGTCACCctagggggaagggagaagggaccAGGCTTCTTGGGACCCAGGCGTCtggctctgcttcccctccccacttccccagAGTGGAGCCCATTGGGAGGGAGGTGAAAGGGAAGCTGGAAACCtctatcccccttccccccacacctccctggaGCCCTGGCCTGGATCGGGGAGTGAAGtaaccccagccctgattctgGAGAACAGGTTCCCACATGATGATCACATCTTTTGTGGAGTCACACACCCTGCAGTGACTGTGGGgagagagccccctccctgcagtaCAGCGCCCCCTATTgagccccttccctgcagcacagcgccccctagagccGCACTGATTGTGtgggagagcgccccctattgagccccctccctgcagtaCAGTGCCCCCTAttgagccccctccctgcagcacagcgccccctaatgAGCCCCTTCCTCACAGCACAGCGTCCCCTAGTGCCGCACAGGTGTCggcactgactgccaggggagagcgccccctactgagccccctccccgcagcacagcgccccctagtgccgcactGATTgtgggggagagcgccccctaatgagccccacccctcctcaatccctgcagcacagcggcTCTACTACCACACTGGTGCATTGTGGCCAGCACTGAcggccaggggagagcgccccctagtgagcccccaaccctgctccctgcagcacagcacccccagcGACGCACTGGGGTTAACACTGACTGCGAGCTCTGAATCAGCTCAACGAGGAGTCTgttggcaccttaaagtctaacagattttttggggcataagcttttgtgggtaaaaaacccacttcttcacatGCATCAGCTCTGTCACTTCCCATAGCACTCACTGACCTACTTCACCTTGTTTGCTCGTGTGGGCTGAGgagggcccagccctgcacattTCTAGAAGAGTAgaaatgtggggtggggagggaccttgagaggtcaccgAATCCAGCCGCTGCATTCAAGTTTGTGATGCCTCAAAAGCAGATTGGCACCccggagtcctgcctcccagcctcccccacccccaacctctaGACCCAACTCCCCAAGCgagccaggatagaacccagaagtcctggttcccagccccccttccccgctctaaccactagaccccactccccgagccacaatagaacccaggagtcctggcttccagccctcccccacaacccactagaccctcactcctctcccagaggcaGGGATCGAATCTACCTTTCATTGTCCCAACCCAACTAATAAACATTTGAAAGCTTTTCATGACTTCCTGAAGTTGAACAGAAACTCTGGGTGTCAAATGAATTTTCCACACCTATGATGTGGTTTATTGCAACTAGTTCCATGTAACATAGTCATGGGCTGTTAACAAACCAACGATTGATTTATCTACAGATCTACCGACTAAAGAATGAGTTTGATGGTATGTAACCCTCAACCCATCGCCTCATGCGGGTGTTTTTTGAGCAAAGATCTTGTTGCCCTGCGGTTGAGAGACAAGATGGTATCAGGCCACGAATTCAAAGGATGATATTTTTAGTACTACCAGCATAAACCTGAGTCAGATCAGGCCTCCCTGGTgtgtcaggtgctgcacagaccctgaccgAGATCGAGGCCCAgattgtgtcaggtgctgcacagagcccggccgagatcggggcccagattgtgtcaggtgctgcacagagCCCGGCCGAGATCGAGGCCCAgattgtgtcaggtgctgcacagagcccggccgagatcggggcccagattgtgtcaggtgctgcacagagCCCGGCCGAGATTGGGGCCCAgattgtgtcaggtgctgcacagaccccggcCAAGATCAGGGGCCCTCCTTTGTGTCGGGTGCTGCTCAGACTCAGAATGACAGCCAACCCCTGCCTTATTTACAAACTAAATGGACAAGggatgggaggagaaactgaggcacagagtgaggaAGTTTCTTACCTAAGGACTCAtggcagatcagtggcagagtcagggatagaacccaggaatcctggcacccagcccccctgctctaaccactagacaccactgccctcccagagccggggatagacCCCAGGAACATCGACTGGGTAGTGCTACCTATATAACAACCTTTGTATTACATCAGGTGAGGAGCTGGTCTGGCCTGTCTTCTGCACTGCCTGTGAGATAAGAGGCGGTTATTGGGCAGATCTGGTGCTGCTCTGTATTCACGGCACCTACAATTGGTAACCGTATGAGTCCATGGGGCAAGGGACAGCGGCGTGTGCTCTGGGCCCCACCCGGCGGGGCAATGGGGCCCGTCTGGGATCAGGGCAGTTCCTATGTCTTTCTAGTTTATGACCTGGAATCGCAATGCCCACATTTCACCACAAGGAGACAGCAGTTTGCTCCCATTAATACAGCATGGGAATGGGAGTCCAGCACGAAGACATTCCCCTTTAAATGCCCTTTGAAGGGAAAATAACCCTGAAATTTGGACTCTGGCAGTGAGAAACAGTATCCTTAAAGGGGATGTTTCCCTAAGGATCAGAGTCTGGCAATGAGAAAGTCCACTCTTAAAGGACAAGTCTCCATGCTGGATGGAGTCTGGCAGGGATAAACTGCACCTGTGAAGGGTGTGTCCCATGACACAGGAGGGGCACAAGAATGCAAGGCAGCAGTGTTTGGCAGTAAGAAATTCCCCTTTAAGAGCAAATTAAAGGGGAAGCACCTATGAGGACCAGAATCTGGCAGAGAGAAATGTTTGGCAATGAAAAATTCCCCTTTAAGAGCAAATTAAAGGGGTAGTGTCCAGGAGGACCAAAGTCTGGCAGTGAGAAACTCTGCTCTTAAAGGGGAAGAATCCAAAAAGACCAGAATCTGGCAGTGAGAAATGTTTGGCAGCGAGAAACTCTCCTTTAAGAGCAAATTAAAGGGGAGGTGTCCATAAGGACCTGCTCTTAAAGGGAAAGTGTCCATGAGCAGGAGTCTGACAGTAAAACACTGCTCTTAAAGAGCAAGTATCCATGAGAAACCATGTTGGCAGACAGAAACTCCACCCTTAAAGGGAAAGCACCCACAAGGGCAGTAAACAAGTAGTACTGCATCAGTGAGGGCTAAGGGGATGCAGCTTGGTATGGACCCTGTCCAGGGGGTGTCAATTGCCCCACGGACCCATCCTGcttggccccctcccctcctgcctgcagctgcCCTATCTCcacgccctcccctgccactgtGTCCTTGtccaggtccctctgggagggcgACTTCTTGTGCACCTCCCCGGAGGCCCCCTCGAAGAACTGGGCAATGAACTTGGCCCCTGAGGTCTTGATCAGATCCCCGGCGGCGAAGACGTAGAGGACGGGGTTAATGCTGCTGCTGAGGAAGGCCAGGGCGGTGGCCCCCGCCCGGCCAGCCTTCCACGCCTGGCCCAGGATCTCCGCTGCCCTCCCCGAGGCTATGTTGGAGGCCACCTGCAGCACATTGACCACGTGGTAGGGCACCCAGAGGGCGGCAAAGCAGAGCACCACGGCGGCGATGAGCTTCCCTGTCCGTGCTCCCCGGCGGTGCCACCGCCGCCCCCGCAGCCGCACCAAGATGGTGGAGTAGCAGCCCACAATGACTGCAAAGGGCACCACAAAGGCCACCACTGTCTCCATGGTGAAGTGGAAGACAGCCAGGCCCGGCGTGGCATGGCACGGCTCACAGATCTGCCACCCGGATGGGTCCGACAGCAGCTGGCGATACACAAAGGCCGGGACGGCCAACAAGATGGCCGCTGCCCAGAGGGCGGCCAAGATCTTGACCACCAGGCGCTTCTTGCGGATGGCTTGGGAGAGGTAGGGCCGGCTGACGGCCAAGCAGCGGTCCACGCTCATGAGCATGATGATGAAGATGCTGGCATACATGTTGACACAACAGAGGTAGTAGACGCCTTTGCAGACGGCGAGGCTGAAGAACCAGGTCTTAaaagtgaggaagaggatgaagaagGGCGTGAGCAGGAGGACGGCTCCATCAGCCATGGCCAGGTTGAGGACCAGCAGGCAGGTGACCGAACGGCTGCTGGGTTTCATCTTCCACAGGATACTCCACACCACAAAGAGGTTGCCCGGCAGTCCGATCAGAGCGGCCAGGAGAAGGAAAACGATTCCGGTCATGCTGGAGACCGAGGACGTCAGGAGGGTGACATTGCTGGAGGTGTGCAGGCAGTTGTTCATGGTGGCATCGGGCGTGGGGCCAGGACAGATttctctgtgggggagggaggagatgaaGTTAGAAGGGCTGAGATGCAACAGAGGGGGTGGCATctagtgatagatagatagatagatagatagatagatagatagatagatagatagatagatagatagatagagcgtatggggatggatggatggtaagAAAGAGAGACTGGTGTTTATGGGGATAGACTGATGGATAGATGGAAGAACACAGGAGATTTGTATGGGAAGACAGATTAGAAACTGAAAGTGTATtttccagaaagaaagaaagacccgCAGAtatgccaatgcccctcaatcctgacacGCAGCCCccttctatcccagctctgggctccccccccgcaactctgccagtgccccttactcccgacccacagccccctgccagcccagctctgccagtgcccctcactcccaacccaacGTACCCCACTGAGAGGCCTCCAATCCAGGCGGGTGGGGGCTGTCTGGAAGCTCGGCACGTCTGGACTGGAGCCGCTGAGTAATGGGGCCccggagcacagggctgggccgAGGAGCAGCCAGGCGGGGTTGGCAGGATCCCCCCAGCCGATCCCGTAGGCTCCCAGGGAGGGGTGGGCGGGTGGGGACACACCTCGGAGCGCCCAGAGCTGGAAGAAGTGGCTTCTGGAGACTGTCATTCCTCCTGTCCCCGCCCGCTCCCGACACCCACAGGGAAAAGATGACAGCGCAGGATGGGTGCTGGGGGCTGATAAGGCCCCCGCAGCCCTCTGAGAGAGAAAAACTGGAGGGCTCTGAGAGCTTCCACACGcctctgcccctcactcccgacccgcagcccctgctagcccagccctgccccccacagctctgccggtgcccctcactcctgacccgcagccccctgctagcccagccctgccccccacagctctgccggtgccccttactcccgacccacagccccctgctagcccagtcctgcccccccagctctgccggtgcccctcacttctgaaccacagccccctgctagcccagccctgccccccacagctctgccagtgcccctcactcctgacccgcagccccctgctagcccagccctgccctacccccagccctgccggtgcccctcactcccgacctgcagccccctgctagcccagccctgcccctcccagccctgccggtgcccctcactcccgacccgcagcccctgctagcccaaccctgggctcccctccccagctcatggAAAATGATCCTATTATAGAGGTTTCTCTCAGAGATCTCAGGCCTCTCTGCCAACAtggtatttcaaaaataagggattGTTTTCctagcacccccaccccagccctcctcccgATATTAGTATTGTTAATACTCATGAGCGGGACTCACCTACATTCGCCAGGGGTGTTTCCTGCTGCAGTTTGGAGCCCTCAGCAGCCCCCGACCTTGTTGCACAGCGATGAAAAGAGGAGGGAGACCCCTTGTAATGAGGCCACCGTGGAACATTTGCGTCTGTAATTATTAAGCTGAGGCTCCTTTGGGACACCGACGAGCCCCGGCTGACACGTGCTGGCGGGAGAGTCCGTGGCCTGCCCACCGATGTTCCTGAACGAGACTCCACACCTGGCTATTCCACCCACACACGCCTCAGTCCTCCGCTGGGGTTGGGTGCTTCAGGCAATGTCTGTTCCCTTGTCAACTCCCCTGCCAGGCGTGCTGAGACTTGAGATAGCAGAAAACCCTGGATTCCTGCTGGCCTGATCTAATCCTTAAAATCTTTGCCACAccctgagctggggagagaacccaggagtcctggctcccagccccccttgctctaactcactagaccccactgcccccccagaaccggcagttgaacccaggtgtcctggctcccagccctggacCTCAGCTCTAACTCACTAGaccccttttcctcccctctcagagctggggataaaacccaggag from Malaclemys terrapin pileata isolate rMalTer1 chromosome 12, rMalTer1.hap1, whole genome shotgun sequence includes the following:
- the LOC128847110 gene encoding leukotriene B4 receptor 2-like → MFHGGLITRGLPPLFIAVQQGRGLLRAPNCSRKHPWRIEICPGPTPDATMNNCLHTSSNVTLLTSSVSSMTGIVFLLLAALIGLPGNLFVVWSILWKMKPSSRSVTCLLVLNLAMADGAVLLLTPFFILFLTFKTWFFSLAVCKGVYYLCCVNMYASIFIIMLMSVDRCLAVSRPYLSQAIRKKRLVVKILAALWAAAILLAVPAFVYRQLLSDPSGWQICEPCHATPGLAVFHFTMETVVAFVVPFAVIVGCYSTILVRLRGRRWHRRGARTGKLIAAVVLCFAALWVPYHVVNVLQVASNIASGRAAEILGQAWKAGRAGATALAFLSSSINPVLYVFAAGDLIKTSGAKFIAQFFEGASGEVHKKSPSQRDLDKDTVAGEGVEIGQLQAGGEGAKQDGSVGQLTPPGQGPYQAASP